Proteins encoded in a region of the Halodesulfovibrio marinisediminis DSM 17456 genome:
- the rplP gene encoding 50S ribosomal protein L16, with the protein MLQPRKTKFRKQQTGRLKGKATRGNSIAFGDIGLKALEHGKISNQQIESARIAMIRHIRRGGKVWIRIFPDHVKTSKPLEVRQGKGKGAPCGWYAPVKPGRILYEIKGVDIELAKEALKRASYKLPIKTTIVVKEGL; encoded by the coding sequence ATGCTTCAGCCTAGAAAGACTAAATTCCGTAAGCAGCAGACTGGTCGCCTTAAGGGTAAAGCTACCCGTGGCAACAGCATTGCTTTCGGTGACATCGGTTTGAAAGCGCTCGAACATGGCAAGATCTCCAACCAGCAGATTGAATCTGCTCGTATTGCGATGATCCGTCACATTCGACGCGGTGGTAAAGTTTGGATCCGTATCTTCCCGGATCACGTAAAGACCTCTAAACCTCTCGAAGTTCGTCAGGGTAAAGGTAAGGGTGCTCCATGTGGTTGGTACGCACCTGTTAAGCCTGGTCGTATCCTGTACGAAATCAAGGGTGTTGATATCGAGCTTGCTAAAGAAGCGCTGAAACGTGCATCTTACAAGCTTCCTATCAAGACTACTATCGTGGTTAAGGAGGGGCTCTAG
- the rpmC gene encoding 50S ribosomal protein L29: MKAAELKKLSVEELNTKLEEARKELFDLRFKHATAQLDNTSGIPATKRAIARILTILKEKGA; the protein is encoded by the coding sequence ATGAAAGCCGCAGAACTTAAAAAACTTAGCGTTGAAGAACTCAACACTAAGCTGGAAGAAGCACGCAAGGAACTTTTTGACTTGCGTTTCAAGCATGCAACTGCACAGCTTGATAATACTTCCGGTATTCCTGCTACAAAACGTGCTATTGCACGTATTTTGACCATTTTGAAGGAAAAGGGAGCGTAA
- the rpsQ gene encoding 30S ribosomal protein S17 produces MSEAIEQRKGRALVGTVVSDKNDKTIVVRVETLVKHPLLKKYIRRRKKFTAHDPNNECAMGDKVKIIEFRPLSRNKRWHLVSILEKAV; encoded by the coding sequence ATGTCCGAAGCTATTGAACAGCGGAAGGGTCGCGCGCTCGTTGGTACTGTTGTGAGTGACAAGAACGACAAAACTATTGTTGTTCGCGTTGAGACACTCGTAAAGCACCCTCTTCTTAAAAAGTACATTCGTCGTCGTAAGAAGTTTACTGCTCACGACCCTAACAACGAGTGTGCAATGGGTGATAAAGTAAAAATCATCGAGTTCCGTCCACTCAGTCGCAACAAACGCTGGCATCTCGTTTCTATTTTGGAAAAAGCCGTTTAG
- the rplN gene encoding 50S ribosomal protein L14: MIQVESTLEVADNSGAKKVACIKVLGGSKRRYASVGDIIVVSVKEAMPHSKVKKGDVMKAVVVRTKKEIRRVDGTYIKFDTNAAVVLNKQGEPVGTRIFGPVARELRGKGFMKIVSLAPEVL, from the coding sequence ATGATTCAGGTAGAATCTACTCTTGAAGTAGCGGACAACTCCGGTGCCAAAAAAGTTGCTTGTATTAAAGTACTCGGCGGTTCTAAACGCCGTTATGCTTCCGTAGGCGACATCATCGTAGTATCCGTGAAAGAGGCTATGCCTCATTCTAAGGTGAAAAAAGGTGACGTGATGAAAGCTGTTGTTGTGCGCACGAAGAAAGAAATTCGTCGCGTAGATGGCACTTACATCAAGTTCGACACCAACGCAGCAGTTGTGCTGAACAAACAGGGCGAGCCTGTTGGTACACGTATCTTCGGACCAGTTGCACGCGAACTTCGCGGTAAAGGTTTTATGAAGATTGTATCCCTCGCACCTGAGGTATTGTAG
- the rplX gene encoding 50S ribosomal protein L24 yields the protein MKQYRIHKDDKVMVTSGKDKGKIGKVTKILRKKDRVVVEGANMVKRHTKANPYAQQPGGIVEKEMPIHVSNVMVMCGACAEPTRVGYRRTEDGKKVRFCKKCNEILG from the coding sequence ATGAAACAGTATCGTATCCATAAAGACGACAAGGTCATGGTAACCTCCGGTAAGGACAAAGGCAAAATCGGCAAGGTTACTAAGATCCTTCGTAAGAAAGATCGTGTAGTTGTCGAAGGTGCAAATATGGTTAAGCGCCATACTAAGGCGAACCCGTATGCACAGCAGCCTGGTGGAATCGTCGAAAAAGAAATGCCTATTCACGTTTCCAACGTAATGGTCATGTGTGGTGCTTGTGCTGAACCTACTCGCGTAGGTTACCGCCGCACCGAAGACGGTAAAAAAGTGCGCTTCTGCAAGAAGTGTAACGAAATTCTTGGGTAG
- the rplE gene encoding 50S ribosomal protein L5, which translates to MTRLNKIYKDNVVPALQKEFQYKGPMQVPGLEKISLNIGLGEASSNNKILEDAVVALTAIAGQKAVVTRAKKSIAAFKLREGMPIGCRVTLRGKVMWDFLDKLVNFALPRVRDFRGIPDRGFDGRGNFTLGIKEHTIFPEMEADRVDNAFGMNITIVTTASSDKEGKFLLDQLGMPFKK; encoded by the coding sequence ATGACCCGTCTGAATAAGATCTACAAAGATAACGTGGTGCCGGCCCTGCAGAAAGAGTTCCAGTACAAAGGACCTATGCAGGTTCCCGGGCTGGAAAAGATCTCCCTCAATATCGGCCTTGGCGAAGCAAGCTCTAACAACAAAATCCTCGAAGATGCTGTTGTTGCTCTTACCGCCATTGCTGGTCAGAAGGCCGTTGTTACTCGTGCTAAGAAGTCTATCGCTGCTTTTAAACTGCGTGAAGGCATGCCAATTGGCTGTCGTGTAACTCTTCGCGGTAAAGTAATGTGGGACTTCCTCGATAAGCTCGTTAACTTTGCACTGCCTCGTGTACGTGACTTCCGCGGTATCCCTGATCGTGGTTTTGATGGTCGTGGTAACTTTACCTTAGGTATTAAAGAACACACCATCTTCCCTGAAATGGAAGCAGATCGTGTTGATAATGCCTTCGGTATGAACATCACCATCGTTACTACCGCTTCCTCTGACAAAGAAGGCAAATTCCTGCTTGATCAGCTCGGAATGCCTTTCAAGAAGTAA
- a CDS encoding type Z 30S ribosomal protein S14, with the protein MSRKSLEVKAARKPKFSARAYNRCPICGRPRAFMRRFGICRICFRQMSLRGELPGVRKSSW; encoded by the coding sequence ATGTCTCGTAAGTCTCTTGAAGTAAAAGCTGCACGTAAGCCTAAATTTAGTGCACGTGCATATAATCGTTGTCCTATTTGTGGACGCCCACGCGCATTTATGCGTCGCTTCGGCATTTGCCGTATCTGCTTCCGCCAGATGTCTCTGCGCGGCGAGCTTCCAGGCGTTCGTAAATCGAGCTGGTAA
- the rpsH gene encoding 30S ribosomal protein S8: MLTDPIADMLTRVRNAHLALHKEVSVPRSKMKESIASILKAEGYVNDYTVEDREIKITLKYVKGKAVIAGLKRISKPGRRVYVGAQDVPSVQNGLGICILSTSRGVLEGNAAKEANAGGEILCEIW; this comes from the coding sequence ATGCTGACTGATCCTATTGCTGACATGCTTACCCGTGTCCGCAACGCGCACTTGGCCCTTCATAAGGAAGTGAGTGTGCCGCGCTCGAAGATGAAGGAATCCATTGCCTCCATCCTCAAGGCTGAGGGTTACGTAAACGACTACACTGTTGAAGATCGTGAAATTAAGATCACTTTGAAATACGTAAAAGGTAAAGCTGTAATCGCTGGCCTCAAGCGTATCTCTAAGCCAGGTCGTCGTGTTTACGTAGGTGCTCAGGATGTACCATCCGTTCAGAACGGTCTCGGTATTTGTATCCTGTCCACCTCCCGTGGTGTACTAGAAGGAAACGCTGCTAAAGAAGCTAATGCTGGCGGCGAAATCCTCTGCGAAATCTGGTAG